One window of Neptuniibacter halophilus genomic DNA carries:
- a CDS encoding AzlC family ABC transporter permease: MEQPDKELHQLNWPLVWAGYKQLVPLSTLVIAFGAAFGLAASQTGISDPLILAMSTLVFAGASQFAALELWGPEAPLFTILITVFAINARHLLMGATLYPWLRHLPPGKRYGTMLLASDANWALAMQAFSRGQPGLGLLLGGGLTLWSFWIVGTWAGIYFGSAIQDPKSLGLDMVMGCFLLAMVVGGEKNLRMLLIWIVAAAASLLAFWYLPENSHVVVGALAGGIAGLIIREQKHEH, encoded by the coding sequence GTGGAGCAACCCGATAAGGAACTGCATCAACTCAACTGGCCACTGGTCTGGGCCGGTTATAAACAACTGGTGCCGCTTTCGACGCTGGTGATCGCCTTCGGTGCAGCCTTTGGTCTGGCCGCCAGTCAGACCGGTATCAGTGACCCGCTGATTTTGGCGATGAGTACGCTGGTCTTTGCCGGGGCGTCGCAGTTTGCTGCACTGGAGCTATGGGGGCCAGAAGCGCCACTGTTTACGATTCTGATCACGGTTTTCGCCATCAATGCCCGCCATCTGTTGATGGGGGCAACCCTTTACCCCTGGCTACGCCATCTGCCACCCGGAAAACGCTACGGCACGATGCTGCTGGCTTCCGATGCGAACTGGGCGCTTGCGATGCAGGCGTTCAGCCGGGGTCAACCGGGGCTTGGTCTGCTGCTCGGCGGAGGCCTGACGCTCTGGTCGTTCTGGATTGTCGGTACCTGGGCGGGGATCTACTTTGGCAGCGCGATTCAAGACCCGAAAAGCCTCGGTCTGGATATGGTGATGGGTTGTTTCCTGCTGGCGATGGTGGTGGGCGGCGAGAAGAACCTGCGCATGCTGTTAATCTGGATCGTCGCAGCCGCTGCGTCGTTGCTGGCGTTCTGGTATCTGCCGGAAAACAGCCATGTGGTGGTTGGCGCACTGGCCGGCGGTATAGCCGGGCTTATCATCAGGGAGCAGAAACATGAACATTGA
- a CDS encoding AzlD family protein: MNIETTGFGALLIILLMALVTLATRWGGVFVMSYVPISYRVKQFINAMSGSVLVAILTPMAISGDNGARLALLVTAVVTLLLKKPLPAILAGILTAALWRYF; encoded by the coding sequence ATGAACATTGAGACCACCGGCTTCGGTGCACTGTTAATCATCCTGCTGATGGCACTGGTAACGCTGGCAACCCGCTGGGGCGGCGTCTTTGTGATGTCCTATGTGCCTATCAGCTACAGAGTGAAGCAATTTATCAACGCCATGTCAGGCTCTGTGCTGGTTGCCATCCTGACACCCATGGCCATCTCGGGTGACAACGGTGCCCGGCTGGCGCTGCTGGTTACCGCCGTGGTGACCCTGCTACTGAAAAAACCGCTGCCTGCGATCCTTGCCGGGATCCTGACAGCGGCCCTGTGGCGCTATTTCTGA
- a CDS encoding type 1 glutamine amidotransferase: protein MKTGILITGDTKGELKQRYGSFADMFMALLRQADPDLEFACFDLLKHEFPDNPQQCDSWLITGSEHGVYDNLPWMAPLQQFIREVAAAGVPMVGICFGHQIMAAALGARVEKSDKGWGLGPQRYQIEGIAEQSSVVLNAIHQDQVLSLPPQGKVFMRSEFCPYAGVCYGESMMSIQAHPEFMADFTAEQLLELKGNLFPEALTDAAIQRLQQPEWAADTDLVRRLMLNLLRPVSV, encoded by the coding sequence GTGAAGACAGGCATTTTGATTACCGGTGATACCAAGGGTGAGCTTAAGCAGCGCTATGGCAGTTTCGCGGACATGTTTATGGCGCTGCTCCGTCAGGCCGATCCTGATCTGGAGTTTGCCTGTTTTGATCTGCTTAAGCATGAGTTTCCTGATAACCCGCAGCAGTGTGATAGCTGGTTAATTACCGGATCGGAGCATGGTGTATATGACAACCTGCCGTGGATGGCTCCGCTGCAGCAGTTTATCCGGGAGGTCGCAGCAGCCGGAGTCCCGATGGTCGGGATCTGCTTCGGTCATCAGATCATGGCAGCGGCTTTGGGTGCCCGGGTAGAAAAATCCGATAAAGGCTGGGGGCTGGGGCCGCAGCGTTACCAGATTGAAGGTATCGCAGAGCAGAGCAGTGTCGTACTGAACGCTATCCATCAGGATCAGGTACTGAGCCTGCCGCCACAGGGCAAGGTGTTTATGCGTTCAGAATTTTGCCCGTATGCCGGCGTCTGCTACGGTGAGTCAATGATGAGCATTCAGGCCCATCCGGAGTTTATGGCGGATTTCACGGCTGAACAGCTACTTGAGCTGAAAGGAAATCTGTTTCCTGAGGCGTTAACCGATGCTGCGATTCAACGTTTACAGCAGCCCGAGTGGGCGGCAGATACGGATCTGGTCAGACGCCTGATGCTGAATCTGCTGCGGCCGGTTTCGGTCTGA